In Ochotona princeps isolate mOchPri1 chromosome 22, mOchPri1.hap1, whole genome shotgun sequence, the following are encoded in one genomic region:
- the MRGBP gene encoding MRG/MORF4L-binding protein isoform X1 encodes MGEAEVGGGAPGDKGPGEAATSPAEETVVWSPEVEVCLFHAMLGHKPVGVNRHFHMICIRDKFSQNIGRQVPSKVIWDHLSTMYDMQALHESEILPFPNPERNFVLPEEFIQEVREGKVIMEEETREEMKEDLDPHSGADDVFSSSGSLGKAAEKSSKDRDKGSELGCKDAADKRKRSRGTDKVLTANSNPSSPSAAKRRRT; translated from the exons ATGGGGGAGGCCGAGGTGGGCGGCGGCGCCCCGGGCGACAAGGGCCCCGGGGAGGCGGCCACGAGCCCGGCGGAGGAGACGGTGGTGTGGAGCCCCGAGGTGGAAGTGTGCCTCTTCCACGCCATGCTGGGCCACAAGCCCGTGG GTGTGAACAGACACTTCCACATGATTTGTATCCGAGACAAGTTCAGCCAGAACATCGGGCGGCAGGTGCCCTCCAAGGTCATCTGGGACCACTTGAGCACCATGTACGACATGCAGGCGCTG CACGAGTCCGAGATCCTGCCTTTCCCGAACCCAGAGAGGAACTTCGTGCTGCCAGAGGAGTTCATCCAGGAGGTCCGGGAAG gaaagGTGATCATGGAAGAGGAGACGAGGGAGGAGATGAAGGAAGACCTTGACCCCCACAGCGGGGCTGACGATG TTTTCTCATCCTCAGGGAGCttgggcaaagcagcagagaagtccAGCAAGGACAGGGACAAGGGCTCCGAGCTGGGCTGCAAAGACGCGGCAGACAAGCGCAAGCGCAGCCGTGGTACGGACAAGGTGCTGACGGCCAACAGCAACCCCTCCAGCCCCAGTGCCGCCAAGCGGCGTCGCACGTAG
- the MRGBP gene encoding MRG/MORF4L-binding protein isoform X2 has product MGEAEVGGGAPGDKGPGEAATSPAEETVVWSPEVEVCLFHAMLGHKPVGVNRHFHMICIRDKFSQNIGRQVPSKVIWDHLSTMYDMQALHESEILPFPNPERNFVLPEEFIQEVREGKVIMEEETREEMKEDLDPHSGADDAKQHVCQFSHPQGAWAKQQRSPARTGTRAPSWAAKTRQTSASAAVVRTRC; this is encoded by the exons ATGGGGGAGGCCGAGGTGGGCGGCGGCGCCCCGGGCGACAAGGGCCCCGGGGAGGCGGCCACGAGCCCGGCGGAGGAGACGGTGGTGTGGAGCCCCGAGGTGGAAGTGTGCCTCTTCCACGCCATGCTGGGCCACAAGCCCGTGG GTGTGAACAGACACTTCCACATGATTTGTATCCGAGACAAGTTCAGCCAGAACATCGGGCGGCAGGTGCCCTCCAAGGTCATCTGGGACCACTTGAGCACCATGTACGACATGCAGGCGCTG CACGAGTCCGAGATCCTGCCTTTCCCGAACCCAGAGAGGAACTTCGTGCTGCCAGAGGAGTTCATCCAGGAGGTCCGGGAAG gaaagGTGATCATGGAAGAGGAGACGAGGGAGGAGATGAAGGAAGACCTTGACCCCCACAGCGGGGCTGACGATG CTAAACAACACGTTTGTCAGTTTTCTCATCCTCAGGGAGCttgggcaaagcagcagagaagtccAGCAAGGACAGGGACAAGGGCTCCGAGCTGGGCTGCAAAGACGCGGCAGACAAGCGCAAGCGCAGCCGTGGTACGGACAAGGTGCTGA